The following are encoded together in the Natronolimnobius sp. AArcel1 genome:
- a CDS encoding molecular chaperone, with protein sequence MDPHQHVHRARLYKLASLAFDRPSDELSAALERGEFQQQLVESARALESEALLEHAETIAEASPTEPAGVDDLATQYSTIFGFEHGGEISQYEIEYSTGTVLTSTDTIADLSGFYNAFGLEKVDGRRDRSDHLCLELEFVSHLALQTAGLALDDDKQGVTILENAQEDFLEDHLGRWIPQFRTTVEEGTDVAFYRAFAALCDELIAADAERFGAEPTVFPETPPSPTEHFLGGDEEGDFRCNGCGIDDIPGQNPSLPNAPGGTNGVDAGRGPGPN encoded by the coding sequence ATGGATCCACACCAACACGTCCACCGCGCACGACTGTACAAACTCGCGTCACTGGCGTTTGACCGCCCCAGTGACGAACTCAGCGCCGCCCTCGAGCGCGGCGAGTTTCAACAGCAACTGGTCGAGTCGGCCCGCGCGCTCGAGTCTGAGGCCCTGCTCGAGCACGCTGAAACGATCGCCGAAGCAAGTCCGACGGAGCCGGCTGGCGTCGACGACCTCGCGACACAGTATTCGACGATCTTCGGGTTCGAACACGGTGGTGAGATTTCACAGTATGAGATCGAGTACAGTACCGGGACAGTGCTCACCAGTACAGATACGATCGCCGATCTCTCGGGGTTCTACAACGCGTTCGGGCTCGAGAAAGTGGATGGGCGGCGTGATCGCTCCGACCACCTCTGTCTCGAACTCGAGTTCGTCTCGCATCTGGCGCTCCAGACGGCCGGACTTGCACTCGATGACGATAAGCAGGGTGTGACGATTCTCGAGAACGCCCAGGAGGATTTCCTCGAGGATCACCTCGGACGGTGGATTCCACAGTTCCGTACGACGGTCGAAGAGGGAACTGACGTGGCGTTTTACCGGGCGTTTGCCGCGCTGTGTGACGAACTGATCGCCGCGGACGCGGAGCGATTCGGTGCAGAGCCGACCGTCTTCCCGGAGACACCGCCGTCGCCGACGGAGCATTTCCTCGGCGGTGACGAGGAGGGAGACTTTCGCTGTAATGGCTGTGGTATCGACGATATACCGGGGCAGAATCCCTCACTGCCGAACGCACCCGGTGGCACCAACGGCGTCGATGCCGGTCGCGGCCCTGGACCGAACTGA
- a CDS encoding enoyl-CoA hydratase/isomerase family protein, whose translation MHVDSSDGVLELTFDRPGVRNAISKAVAEQLVELLSDVSPAEYDAIVLSGEGDAFSAGGDLEAMTAGPDAPRAEYEAITDSFGQVVEAMLECPVPIVAKIDGDAVGAGLAIAALSDIAYASTESTFSCAFVRVGLIPDTGGTFMLPRLVGLRTAKKLAFTGEFFDAEYAAEIDLINEAVSSADLEERVTETVERLGRRPTDVIGMTKQALHENMGRPWDDALEYETMLQVQARHSDAHEEGVTAFIEGRQPEFDV comes from the coding sequence ATGCACGTCGATTCCAGTGATGGCGTCCTCGAGCTGACGTTCGATCGTCCCGGTGTCCGAAACGCGATTTCGAAAGCCGTCGCCGAACAACTCGTCGAGTTACTCTCAGACGTTTCGCCTGCAGAGTACGATGCAATCGTCCTCTCGGGTGAGGGCGACGCCTTCAGCGCCGGTGGGGACCTCGAAGCGATGACAGCAGGCCCTGACGCGCCGCGTGCCGAGTACGAGGCGATCACCGACAGTTTCGGACAGGTCGTCGAAGCCATGCTCGAATGTCCAGTCCCAATTGTCGCGAAAATTGACGGTGACGCCGTTGGCGCCGGGTTAGCGATTGCAGCACTGTCGGATATTGCCTACGCGTCGACGGAATCAACATTTTCCTGTGCGTTCGTCCGCGTTGGCCTCATTCCGGACACCGGCGGGACGTTCATGCTCCCGCGACTTGTCGGGCTGCGAACAGCGAAGAAACTCGCCTTTACCGGCGAATTTTTCGACGCGGAGTACGCCGCCGAGATCGACCTGATCAACGAGGCAGTCTCGTCTGCCGACCTCGAGGAGCGAGTCACAGAGACAGTCGAGCGACTTGGTCGTCGGCCAACCGACGTGATCGGCATGACGAAGCAGGCGCTGCACGAAAACATGGGCCGGCCCTGGGATGACGCCCTCGAGTACGAGACTATGCTGCAGGTTCAGGCACGCCACAGCGATGCCCACGAGGAAGGCGTTACCGCGTTCATCGAGGGCCGTCAGCCGGAGTTTGACGTATAG
- a CDS encoding PRC-barrel domain containing protein, translated as MSPEFTDDDIGKTVINANGEDVGIVADVDHGTAHVEPDPGITDTIKAKLGWGGTDDDAYPLQHEAVSQVTDDEVHLESDLQGRGTDAGTSTSAGAGAGSMGDETADRGMGTSDSAMDTDTDTDSDMGRETGTETTGAGAGAGTDTGRGGGITDDDDSLIGDDESEMRRDDDTGMMGDDDDDGLLGDDDDSGLMDDDDDDLIGDDDDTRARHDDDDDLIGDDDDSGLMDDDDDDLIGDDDDSGLMSDDDDDLIGDDDDTRARRDDDDDLIGDDDDSGLIDDDDDDLIGDDDDDELLGDDDDDDDLIGDDNR; from the coding sequence ATGAGCCCAGAGTTTACCGACGACGACATCGGCAAGACGGTTATCAATGCAAACGGCGAAGACGTCGGCATCGTTGCAGATGTCGACCACGGGACTGCACACGTTGAACCAGACCCCGGCATTACGGATACGATCAAGGCCAAACTCGGCTGGGGCGGCACTGATGACGATGCGTATCCGCTGCAGCACGAAGCCGTGTCGCAGGTGACCGACGACGAGGTCCACCTCGAGAGTGATCTGCAGGGACGAGGAACGGACGCCGGAACGAGTACCAGTGCGGGTGCCGGAGCCGGGTCGATGGGCGATGAGACAGCAGATAGGGGGATGGGAACGAGCGATTCGGCGATGGATACTGACACGGACACAGATTCCGACATGGGTCGAGAGACCGGGACCGAAACCACCGGCGCAGGCGCGGGCGCTGGAACGGACACGGGTCGCGGCGGCGGCATTACTGACGACGATGACAGCCTCATCGGCGACGATGAGAGCGAGATGCGCCGCGATGACGATACGGGTATGATGGGCGATGATGACGACGATGGACTGCTCGGGGATGACGATGACAGCGGACTCATGGACGACGATGATGACGATCTCATCGGTGACGACGACGATACCCGTGCACGACACGACGACGATGACGACCTCATCGGAGACGATGACGATAGCGGACTGATGGACGATGATGATGACGATCTCATTGGCGACGATGACGATAGCGGCCTCATGAGCGACGATGACGATGACCTCATCGGCGATGATGACGATACCCGTGCACGACGTGACGATGATGACGACCTCATCGGTGACGACGATGATAGTGGCCTCATAGACGACGACGATGATGACCTGATCGGCGACGATGACGACGACGAGCTACTCGGTGACGATGATGATGACGACGATCTCATCGGCGACGACAACAGATAA
- a CDS encoding ABC transporter permease, with protein MTTDTNRKRSSSSNSPSRSDSPANGDEDDALERGATPAPATETDSASQTAPLATRTVTRWLPSGLAIPALLGAVLLGYFIVPFAVFFLQVGSVDVLSGLADPTVQQAIQSSLLTAPISTAIATVFGVPLAYVLSRASFRGKRLLEAAVLIPLVLPPIVGGVVLLTVVGRYTPIGAAAAALGYPLTGSHAGVILAQTFVAAPFLVVTAKAGFDSVDRRLEEAARTMGYGPLETARLVSLPLARNAIGAGIILTFVRAIGEFGATMMVAYNPRTMPTQIRVSYISHGLEAIVPIALALIAITLAVTIAVQLLVGTPRQL; from the coding sequence ATGACCACAGACACTAATCGAAAGCGGTCGTCGTCTTCGAACTCTCCGTCTCGCTCGGATTCGCCAGCGAACGGCGACGAAGACGATGCACTCGAGCGAGGGGCGACTCCGGCGCCAGCCACAGAGACGGATTCAGCATCCCAAACTGCGCCGCTTGCCACACGGACTGTCACTCGCTGGCTTCCGTCTGGGCTGGCGATTCCTGCCCTGCTGGGGGCGGTGTTGCTCGGCTACTTCATTGTCCCCTTTGCCGTCTTCTTCCTGCAGGTCGGGTCAGTCGACGTGCTCTCGGGGCTGGCCGATCCGACCGTCCAGCAAGCGATCCAGTCGTCACTCCTGACGGCACCTATTTCGACGGCGATTGCGACCGTCTTTGGCGTCCCACTGGCGTACGTCCTCTCGAGAGCCTCGTTTCGCGGAAAACGACTGCTCGAGGCGGCCGTGTTGATTCCACTTGTCCTCCCGCCGATCGTCGGCGGCGTCGTGTTACTGACCGTCGTAGGCCGGTATACGCCGATCGGCGCGGCGGCCGCAGCGCTTGGCTATCCGCTGACGGGCAGTCACGCCGGGGTAATTCTCGCTCAGACGTTCGTTGCTGCGCCCTTCCTCGTGGTCACTGCGAAAGCCGGTTTCGATAGTGTCGACCGCCGACTCGAGGAGGCTGCGCGAACGATGGGCTACGGACCGCTCGAGACGGCGCGGCTGGTGTCACTGCCGCTCGCACGCAACGCCATCGGGGCTGGAATTATTCTTACGTTCGTCCGCGCAATCGGCGAGTTTGGTGCGACGATGATGGTCGCGTACAACCCGCGGACGATGCCAACGCAGATTCGCGTCTCATACATCTCGCACGGACTCGAGGCAATCGTTCCGATAGCGCTTGCGCTGATTGCGATTACACTCGCGGTCACCATTGCGGTTCAGTTGCTAGTCGGAACACCTCGGCAGCTGTGA
- a CDS encoding 4Fe-4S dicluster domain-containing protein, translating to MAEVYNWQIGREMEFPYAESRPDRQWGAVFDINKCIACQTCTLSCKTTWTHGEGQEHMFWNNVETKPYGSHPVGWDVEILEALDYQEWGSDGVYDGDTIFEANDINWDDMLVDDDPSNFHGEGIEGYRPDDEDWAYPNLGEDEPAGEDIEADTHIEENPHPMWFFYLPRICNHCTFAACAGGCPVQAAYKRSQDGIVLIDEDSCEALQECVRACPYGKSIYNPAEQRSQKCVGCYPKIEEGLVPQCFENCLGKIRQHGWINPLEDYDASNPIDFLVHEKEVALPLYPQLGLEPNVYYVPPINVPTDYLFQMFGPGVEDAIETYREAMNGAEEHRDLRGLLHLMGSTEWRVEEFEVTDEEAIGYDGSGSTVARVPMEEPQYERDSYDAANDVYRLDVT from the coding sequence ATGGCAGAAGTATACAACTGGCAGATCGGACGCGAGATGGAATTCCCCTACGCCGAGTCCCGACCGGACCGGCAGTGGGGCGCAGTATTCGACATCAACAAATGCATCGCATGCCAAACATGTACGCTCTCGTGTAAGACCACGTGGACCCACGGCGAGGGCCAAGAGCACATGTTCTGGAACAACGTCGAGACCAAACCCTACGGCTCGCACCCTGTCGGCTGGGACGTCGAGATCCTCGAGGCACTCGACTATCAGGAGTGGGGCTCCGACGGCGTCTACGACGGTGATACGATCTTCGAGGCCAACGACATCAACTGGGACGACATGCTGGTCGATGACGATCCGAGTAACTTCCATGGCGAGGGAATTGAGGGCTACCGTCCAGACGACGAAGACTGGGCGTACCCGAACCTCGGCGAGGACGAACCGGCAGGCGAAGATATCGAGGCTGACACGCACATTGAGGAGAACCCACACCCGATGTGGTTCTTCTACTTGCCGCGGATCTGCAACCACTGCACGTTCGCGGCCTGTGCCGGCGGCTGCCCGGTTCAGGCGGCCTACAAGCGTTCGCAGGACGGCATTGTTCTCATCGACGAGGATAGCTGTGAGGCGCTGCAGGAGTGTGTTCGTGCCTGCCCATACGGGAAGTCGATCTACAACCCTGCCGAGCAGCGCTCACAGAAGTGTGTTGGCTGCTACCCGAAGATCGAGGAAGGGCTCGTTCCACAGTGTTTCGAGAACTGCCTCGGAAAGATCCGCCAACACGGTTGGATCAACCCGCTCGAAGACTACGATGCCTCGAACCCCATCGACTTCCTCGTTCACGAAAAGGAAGTCGCACTGCCGCTGTACCCTCAGCTCGGCTTAGAGCCAAACGTCTACTACGTGCCACCGATCAACGTCCCGACGGACTACCTGTTCCAGATGTTCGGGCCGGGCGTCGAAGATGCCATCGAAACCTACCGCGAGGCGATGAACGGCGCCGAAGAACACCGCGACTTGCGCGGCCTCCTGCACCTGATGGGCTCGACCGAATGGCGCGTCGAGGAGTTCGAGGTCACTGATGAGGAGGCCATCGGCTACGACGGCAGCGGCTCGACCGTCGCCCGCGTGCCGATGGAGGAACCACAGTACGAACGCGACTCATACGACGCAGCGAACGACGTTTACCGACTCGACGTAACGTAA
- the mobB gene encoding molybdopterin-guanine dinucleotide biosynthesis protein B, with protein sequence MKVISLVGPSDSGKTTLVEELVPRLTDDETRVGTVKSIHHDIEIDTPGADTHRHRTAGAETVVGITPELTFEISSQGKREPPAVPDSVAERLEDDPEQQALGAALARLERRGYDIVLVEGFTAAPLPTILVGERSPADVGGSVLGHRDDGLEALVEAITSLEAWDEKGASSTSE encoded by the coding sequence ATGAAAGTCATCTCTCTCGTCGGCCCGAGTGACTCGGGTAAGACGACACTCGTTGAAGAACTCGTCCCACGCCTCACAGACGACGAGACTCGCGTTGGGACCGTCAAATCCATCCATCACGATATCGAGATCGATACGCCAGGTGCAGATACGCATCGTCATCGCACGGCCGGCGCCGAAACCGTCGTCGGGATCACGCCTGAACTCACGTTCGAAATCTCGAGTCAGGGCAAACGAGAGCCGCCGGCTGTCCCCGACTCGGTCGCAGAACGTCTCGAGGATGATCCTGAGCAACAGGCACTTGGGGCGGCGCTTGCCCGCCTCGAGCGTCGTGGATACGATATCGTCCTCGTGGAGGGGTTCACTGCGGCCCCATTGCCGACGATTCTCGTCGGCGAGCGCTCGCCTGCCGACGTTGGTGGGTCCGTACTTGGCCACCGTGACGATGGTCTCGAGGCGCTCGTGGAGGCAATCACATCGCTCGAAGCGTGGGACGAGAAAGGAGCGTCCAGCACGTCAGAGTGA
- a CDS encoding extracellular solute-binding protein, translating into MDSRDWHSAGRWSRRAVLAGAAGTAVGSTAGCLADSDRVRVLAAGSLAVALETDLGRAFHDQTGIALEGEYHGSNVVMRMVEDASAHPDVVISADVSLLRDRLIPEYTSWDLSFAANEVGIAYEPETDLGERLAAGEPWYEVFADAETNEIAISDPDLDPLGYRAVHLFELAEREYDLEGFREQLLERTYWEPDEPQLLAGIEAGDRACAVAYRNMAADHGLPFLELPDAYNFGNPAYDDHYADASYTTDDGYETRGSSTVYNATVPEAADRPDAGREFISFLASNPTILREQGLRVDETFPQPNGSVPAEVRL; encoded by the coding sequence ATGGACAGTCGTGACTGGCACTCGGCTGGGCGATGGAGTCGGCGTGCCGTCCTCGCTGGGGCCGCCGGAACAGCGGTCGGCAGTACTGCCGGCTGTCTCGCCGATAGCGACCGGGTTCGGGTGCTCGCAGCAGGCAGTCTCGCAGTCGCACTCGAGACGGATCTCGGACGGGCCTTTCACGACCAGACGGGAATTGCTCTCGAGGGCGAGTATCACGGCTCGAACGTCGTGATGCGGATGGTCGAAGACGCCAGTGCACATCCGGACGTGGTGATCAGCGCCGACGTGTCACTGCTTCGCGACCGACTCATCCCGGAGTATACGTCGTGGGACCTCTCGTTTGCAGCCAACGAGGTCGGGATCGCCTACGAACCGGAGACAGACCTCGGCGAGCGGCTTGCGGCTGGTGAGCCCTGGTACGAGGTGTTTGCAGACGCCGAGACCAACGAAATCGCGATCAGTGACCCCGATCTCGATCCACTTGGATATCGCGCTGTCCACCTGTTCGAACTGGCTGAGCGCGAGTACGATCTCGAGGGCTTTCGCGAACAGCTCCTCGAGCGAACCTACTGGGAACCAGACGAACCCCAGTTGCTCGCGGGCATTGAGGCGGGTGATCGCGCCTGTGCGGTTGCCTACCGGAACATGGCGGCCGATCACGGACTCCCGTTTCTCGAGTTACCCGATGCGTACAACTTCGGGAATCCGGCGTACGACGACCACTATGCCGACGCCAGCTATACGACGGACGACGGCTACGAGACGAGGGGGTCATCGACCGTGTACAACGCGACGGTGCCGGAAGCAGCGGACCGACCCGATGCCGGCCGCGAATTCATCTCGTTTTTAGCGTCGAATCCCACGATACTCCGCGAGCAGGGGCTTCGCGTCGACGAAACGTTTCCACAGCCAAACGGCTCGGTTCCTGCGGAGGTCCGACTATGA
- a CDS encoding molybdopterin-dependent oxidoreductase, producing the protein MSTDDTDPDAESGLDLTRRELTAAAAGIAGASGLGLLGYRRLGQEETADADEDDDDTLNPFEEYPNEDWEEHYRDVWEPDDSYILTCTPNDTHNCYLEASVKNGEVTRLGPSMNYGEAEGLEGEQATQRWDPRVCNKGLAMIERFYSDQRVQAPMVREGFREWVEDDFPREDDGSMPEEYANRGEDSWVEMEFDEAYELAAQAILEIADHYNGDDGVQDLLEQDYDERVVEETGGVGTQTLKFRGGMPLLGMIRLMGMYRVANQMSLVDQHIRDVGPDEAVGGVGLDNYSWHTDLPPGHTMVTGQQTVDFDLVNVEYADHVVLAGINFLTTKMADCHWLTEARLKGTKVTGVFTDYNATASKCDELMVIRPATDSALFLGAAKIIMEEGLYDDYVRRNTDLPMLVRMDDKKLLRASDVIEGYESEELEKTNVVGDDDERPGEGTTDIWEQILTEDLREEWGDFVVYDEDTDDLEPVTRDEIGDDFDVPAALEGSFEVETVDGETVEVRPVFDLIKQHLEDTWDAEDVAEVTGCSPEAVENLAADCADAQEETLILTGMGPNHYTNQDQKDRAVFLLASLTSNIGQHAGNVGSYAGNYRGAYFNGRDQWIYEDPFNPETDPDVTDVDIRNTTTAQSAHWYSHGDRPLKVEGEYHMGDSHMPTPTKLLWVSGSNSILGNAKGSYDIIENMLRNGRIEAFFTNEWWWTGTCEYSDIVFPADSWAEHHQNDLTAAVTNPFVMAMPTTQMERIYDTRNDAEIYAGVAEALGDLLDDDRFTDYWTFIDDEHTAKPYLQRIIDHSNTVKGYDIDEMLEEAEEGIPKIIQTRTYPKKVGSEQALDDRPWYTKTGRLEFFREEDMFAEAGENIPLHREPMDGTFYEPNAIVSGDDHPMIDPDTPEDLGWDEDRRDGDARQVRNRIYTPEELLETEHPLKELDEGFDYSYMTPKYRHGTHTFANSLPNIAVWWGPFGDMERHDERSPYYGEGYIEMNPADMDAEGFNDGDYVWVDADPEDRPYRGADSEDEDNYARAKMRVRSQPAMPEGVTRSWMNLNGASHGTVEAHDPDGEEGDGLAKNEETDYQSLYRQGSHQSATRTWFRPTLLTDDMARKNYGGQNVDVGFEMDVHVANGAPKEAFVKVEKAEDAAHDEDEEQWMPDRKGLRPSGENDRMNDYLSGGFVSQSDD; encoded by the coding sequence ATGAGTACTGATGATACTGACCCGGACGCAGAGTCCGGACTTGATCTGACGCGACGCGAACTCACCGCCGCGGCAGCTGGTATTGCCGGCGCCTCGGGGCTTGGACTCCTCGGGTATCGACGGCTCGGTCAGGAGGAGACGGCCGACGCCGACGAAGACGATGACGACACCCTGAATCCCTTCGAAGAGTACCCGAACGAAGACTGGGAAGAACACTATCGCGACGTGTGGGAGCCTGATGACTCGTACATCCTCACGTGTACGCCAAACGACACTCACAACTGCTATCTCGAGGCCTCGGTGAAAAACGGCGAAGTTACTCGCCTCGGCCCGTCGATGAATTACGGCGAAGCCGAAGGCCTCGAGGGCGAGCAGGCGACCCAGCGTTGGGATCCGCGAGTCTGTAACAAGGGCCTCGCGATGATCGAGCGATTTTACAGCGATCAGCGGGTGCAGGCCCCGATGGTCCGCGAGGGTTTCCGCGAATGGGTCGAGGATGACTTCCCGCGGGAGGACGACGGCTCGATGCCTGAGGAGTACGCCAACCGTGGCGAGGATAGCTGGGTCGAGATGGAGTTCGACGAGGCGTACGAACTCGCCGCCCAAGCAATCCTCGAGATCGCCGACCATTACAACGGTGACGATGGCGTACAGGACCTCTTAGAACAGGATTACGACGAGCGCGTCGTCGAGGAAACTGGCGGCGTCGGCACGCAGACCCTGAAGTTCCGCGGCGGGATGCCCCTGCTTGGCATGATCCGGCTGATGGGCATGTATCGTGTCGCGAACCAGATGTCGCTGGTCGATCAGCACATCCGTGATGTCGGCCCCGACGAAGCCGTCGGCGGCGTCGGCCTGGATAACTACTCCTGGCACACTGACTTGCCGCCGGGCCACACGATGGTCACGGGCCAGCAGACAGTCGACTTCGACCTCGTCAACGTCGAGTATGCCGACCACGTCGTGCTCGCGGGGATCAACTTCCTGACGACGAAGATGGCCGACTGCCACTGGTTGACCGAAGCCAGACTGAAGGGCACGAAAGTCACCGGCGTCTTTACCGACTACAACGCGACCGCCTCAAAGTGTGACGAACTGATGGTCATCCGGCCAGCAACCGACTCCGCGCTCTTCCTTGGTGCAGCCAAGATCATCATGGAGGAGGGCCTGTACGACGACTACGTCCGCCGGAACACCGACCTCCCGATGCTCGTCCGGATGGACGACAAAAAGCTGCTTCGCGCGAGCGACGTCATCGAGGGCTACGAATCCGAAGAGCTGGAAAAGACGAACGTCGTCGGGGACGACGACGAGCGCCCGGGCGAAGGCACGACGGACATCTGGGAACAGATCCTCACCGAAGACCTCCGCGAGGAATGGGGCGATTTCGTCGTCTACGACGAAGACACCGACGACCTCGAGCCGGTCACCCGTGATGAGATCGGCGATGACTTCGACGTCCCTGCCGCACTCGAGGGAAGCTTCGAGGTGGAGACGGTCGATGGCGAGACGGTGGAGGTCCGCCCGGTGTTTGACCTGATCAAGCAACATCTCGAGGACACCTGGGATGCAGAAGACGTTGCCGAGGTCACGGGCTGCTCGCCGGAAGCCGTCGAGAACCTCGCAGCTGACTGTGCGGATGCTCAGGAGGAGACGCTCATCCTGACCGGGATGGGGCCAAACCACTACACGAATCAGGACCAGAAAGACCGCGCGGTCTTCTTGCTGGCGTCGCTGACGAGCAATATAGGTCAGCACGCAGGCAACGTCGGCAGTTACGCAGGGAACTACCGTGGTGCGTACTTCAACGGCCGTGATCAGTGGATCTACGAGGATCCGTTCAACCCCGAAACCGACCCCGACGTGACGGACGTCGATATCCGGAACACGACGACGGCGCAGTCGGCTCACTGGTACTCTCACGGTGACCGGCCGCTGAAGGTCGAAGGCGAGTACCACATGGGCGACTCGCACATGCCGACGCCGACGAAGCTGCTGTGGGTCTCCGGTTCGAACTCGATCCTTGGCAACGCGAAGGGTTCCTACGATATCATCGAGAACATGCTCCGGAACGGCCGGATCGAGGCCTTCTTCACCAACGAGTGGTGGTGGACGGGAACCTGCGAGTACTCCGATATCGTCTTCCCCGCGGACTCGTGGGCCGAGCACCACCAGAACGACCTCACCGCGGCAGTGACGAACCCGTTCGTGATGGCGATGCCCACGACCCAGATGGAACGCATCTACGACACCCGCAACGACGCTGAAATCTATGCGGGCGTCGCGGAAGCGCTCGGTGACCTCCTCGATGACGACCGGTTCACCGACTACTGGACGTTCATCGACGACGAACACACGGCCAAGCCGTACCTCCAGCGGATTATCGATCACTCGAACACGGTCAAGGGCTACGACATCGACGAGATGTTAGAAGAGGCCGAAGAAGGTATCCCGAAGATCATCCAGACCCGCACGTACCCGAAAAAGGTCGGCTCCGAGCAGGCGCTTGACGACCGGCCGTGGTACACGAAGACGGGTCGCCTCGAGTTCTTCCGCGAGGAGGACATGTTCGCAGAGGCTGGCGAGAACATTCCGCTCCACCGTGAGCCGATGGACGGGACCTTCTACGAGCCGAACGCGATCGTTTCCGGTGACGATCACCCGATGATCGATCCGGACACGCCCGAGGACTTGGGCTGGGACGAGGATCGCCGCGACGGCGACGCTCGCCAGGTTCGCAACCGGATCTACACGCCCGAGGAACTCCTCGAGACTGAGCACCCGCTCAAGGAACTCGACGAGGGCTTCGACTACAGCTACATGACGCCGAAGTACCGCCACGGGACCCACACCTTCGCGAACTCGCTGCCCAACATCGCGGTGTGGTGGGGTCCGTTCGGTGACATGGAACGCCACGACGAGCGCAGTCCCTACTACGGCGAGGGCTACATCGAAATGAACCCCGCGGATATGGACGCGGAAGGGTTCAACGATGGCGACTACGTCTGGGTCGACGCTGACCCTGAGGATCGGCCATATCGCGGTGCGGACTCCGAAGACGAGGACAACTACGCCCGCGCAAAGATGCGCGTTCGCAGCCAGCCGGCGATGCCCGAGGGCGTCACCCGGAGCTGGATGAACCTAAACGGTGCCTCTCACGGAACCGTTGAAGCTCACGATCCTGACGGCGAGGAAGGCGACGGGCTGGCGAAAAACGAGGAGACGGATTACCAGTCGCTGTACCGTCAGGGCAGCCACCAGAGTGCGACACGTACCTGGTTCCGGCCGACCCTGCTGACCGACGATATGGCCCGGAAAAACTACGGCGGCCAGAACGTCGATGTTGGCTTCGAGATGGACGTCCACGTCGCCAACGGCGCACCAAAGGAGGCGTTCGTCAAGGTCGAGAAGGCCGAGGACGCCGCCCACGACGAGGACGAAGAACAGTGGATGCCCGACCGCAAGGGCTTGCGACCTAGCGGCGAGAATGACCGAATGAACGACTACCTGAGCGGCGGCTTCGTCAGCCAATCCGACGACTAA
- a CDS encoding helix-turn-helix domain-containing protein, protein MTSIADIEIPATGTGLGELFEAVPSLSCEMERVIASSGHCLWLSGATQDEIEHALATSSEVDDYALVSEDTDRWLYDIEFDPETVDPFTVVLEEGGTVLSASASNGSWLLSVRVVDRENVSTLYDRLVDNDVGPTIVRLFDMAEETHSQCGLTSRQYETLVAAIDHGYFEIPREVSMQELSDELGISHQALSERLRRAYRALVTSELNVAEEETTAPPMPSD, encoded by the coding sequence ATGACATCGATCGCAGACATCGAAATTCCGGCCACTGGTACCGGACTGGGCGAACTCTTCGAGGCAGTCCCCTCGTTGAGTTGTGAGATGGAACGCGTCATCGCCTCGAGCGGCCACTGCCTGTGGCTTTCGGGTGCGACGCAAGACGAAATCGAACACGCGCTTGCGACCTCGAGCGAGGTCGACGACTACGCGCTGGTCAGCGAGGATACCGACCGCTGGCTCTACGACATCGAGTTCGATCCCGAGACGGTCGATCCGTTCACAGTCGTCCTTGAGGAGGGCGGGACGGTGTTGTCCGCGTCGGCGTCGAACGGCTCGTGGCTACTGAGCGTCCGCGTTGTCGACCGCGAGAACGTCAGCACGCTATACGACCGGCTGGTCGACAACGACGTTGGCCCGACCATCGTCCGTCTGTTCGATATGGCCGAGGAGACTCACTCGCAGTGTGGGCTTACCTCCCGACAGTACGAAACCCTGGTCGCGGCCATCGATCACGGCTACTTCGAAATCCCGCGTGAAGTGTCGATGCAGGAACTCTCGGACGAACTCGGCATCTCGCATCAGGCGCTCTCGGAGCGACTTCGCCGTGCCTACCGCGCGCTGGTCACCTCCGAACTCAACGTCGCCGAAGAGGAGACGACCGCGCCGCCGATGCCATCCGACTGA